CTTCGCTCGCAGCGGGCCGATCTGTGCGCGGCGCCCTGCTCACTGCCGGCGTCGCCACGCCCGAACCGCTTGCCAGCGAACTCGACCTCGCGGCGGTGGATCTGACGCTCGGAGGCGGTATCGGCGACGCACTGGCCGCTCTGCGTTCGCGCACGAACTCTGCACGGGTCGAATCGCTCGCCGGGGCGATCGAGTTGCATCGCGGCAGCGGCAGCGACCTCGTGCGCCTGATGCGGGAGCTCGCCGACGCTTTCCGCGCCCGCGACCGCGCGATCAGAGACGCCCACTCGGCAAGCGCCCAGGCCCGTTTCACCGCGATCGTCGTCGCTGCGATTCCAGTCCTTGTCGCGGCCGTACTTGAACTTGCGGCACCTGGCGCAGTCACAGGTGCGCTGACGCTCCTGCCCACGGCGATGATGCTGGGCGTCTCAGTGGCGCTCATGGCTTGCGGCGTAGTGCTCTCTCATAGAATCGCCGGGAGCACGTGATGATTCGTGTCGGCGCAGTGCTGCTAGCGGCCTCGGCCGCATACTTCGTCGTTGTGGCCGCGCGTGAGCGAAGGCCAAAATCGCAGCAGCGAAGTGAACGCGCTGGCGCGGCAGTTCTGCTGGCAGCCCTCGGCTTCCTGCGCCGTGTGATGCCGTGGCTCGTCAGCGTCTTCTCGCGCAAGGATGCGCGCCTGGCAATCCAGCGCGCGGGTCTCGACGGCCAGATCGCCGCCCGCGATGTGGCGGCAGCGCGCGTTGCCTGCGTGCTCGCGGCCGTGGCACTCGCGCCGCGCTTGGCGTCGATGGTGCCGATGCGCATGCTTCCGATCGCGATTCCCGCACTGTTGTGGACGGCGTCAGAGCTCCCGCACTATCTGCTGGCGCGTCGCGCAGCCAGGCGAGCCGCCGCGCTTCGCGAAGCGCTTCCAGATGCGCTTGACCTGCTGCGCGCTTGCCTTGCAGCAGGCCTTCCGCTGCGCCGCTCGCTTTCTCTGGTCGCCGATCACTGCGCAGAGCCGGTCGCCGCCGAATTCGCATGCGTCGCCGCGGAGACCGCCTTCGGAATCCCGCAGTCGACCGCGCTCGACGGACTCGCAGCGCGCAACCCGGAGCCAGAGGTCCGTGCGCTCGTCTCGGCGATCCGCCAGGCCGAGCGCAACGGATCGCCGCTCGCGCCAGTTATCGCCGCACAAGCCAATGACGCGCGGCTCGCGCACAACCGGGCGATCATCGAGCGCGGCGCTCGCGCCGGCCCGAAGATTCAGTTGGTCGTCTCAGCGACGATCGTTCCGGGCGCGCTGATCGGTCTCGGGGCGATCGTCGTTGCGGCGATCGCCCGCGGCGAACTCAAGCTTCTTTGAGCGGCTTCCAGGTTTCGCCGTCGGCCATCGAACGGATGCCGATCCAGAAGAAGTTCATCAGCTCTGTCGCGTAGTCCTCGGCCGGTGATTCGCAGCCATTTTCGAGCCAGCGGTCGGCCATCGCGAAGGCGGCGCCAAACAGCGCCCACGACGCGGCCACGCGCAGCTCTTGGTCGGCGAACGGATCGGCGGCAGTCTCGCGGGAGGCGACCTTCTCGATCTCTTGGACGACCGAGCGAAGGTCGTCGTGGATCTCGGAGACCATTTCCTGGAAGATTCCGACGTCGTAGCTGGCCTGGCTGCGGATCAGCTTCCAGCTGGACGGCGCGCTCTTCACGAACCGGAAGAAGGCAAGAAAGCCTGACCAGAGTGACTGCTCGGGCGTTGAGCCAGGTTGGTAGGACGCACTGATCGCGTTGATCGCGTCAGCGCCGGCTCGCTTGAGACAAGCGGCGCAGAGGCCCTCCTTCGAGTCGAAGTAGGCGTAGAGCATGGGCTTTGAAATACCTACGACATCGGCGATCTGATCCATCGAGACAGCGTGATACCCCTGCTCTCCGAAGAGATTGGAGGCAGCTTCGAGCATCTGCTGTTCACGCACCGGGCGTGGCAGACGTGCGCGCGCTGCGGCACCTTGGCTGGATTCAGGTATCCCTGTCGCGGATGGGATCCTTTGAGACTTCATGGTGAGCTCCCCGGGTTTGTCGGAGGCGGACTAGTTGGTTCGCTGTCTCCGATCTCTTTCCCCAGACCGGATATTTCGAACCTTGAACTGATCGTACTTCGAATTACCTACTCCTGTAT
This is a stretch of genomic DNA from Solirubrobacterales bacterium. It encodes these proteins:
- a CDS encoding TetR/AcrR family transcriptional regulator — encoded protein: MREQQMLEAASNLFGEQGYHAVSMDQIADVVGISKPMLYAYFDSKEGLCAACLKRAGADAINAISASYQPGSTPEQSLWSGFLAFFRFVKSAPSSWKLIRSQASYDVGIFQEMVSEIHDDLRSVVQEIEKVASRETAADPFADQELRVAASWALFGAAFAMADRWLENGCESPAEDYATELMNFFWIGIRSMADGETWKPLKEA
- a CDS encoding type II secretion system F family protein: MIRVGAVLLAASAAYFVVVAARERRPKSQQRSERAGAAVLLAALGFLRRVMPWLVSVFSRKDARLAIQRAGLDGQIAARDVAAARVACVLAAVALAPRLASMVPMRMLPIAIPALLWTASELPHYLLARRAARRAAALREALPDALDLLRACLAAGLPLRRSLSLVADHCAEPVAAEFACVAAETAFGIPQSTALDGLAARNPEPEVRALVSAIRQAERNGSPLAPVIAAQANDARLAHNRAIIERGARAGPKIQLVVSATIVPGALIGLGAIVVAAIARGELKLL
- a CDS encoding type II secretion system F family protein; protein product: MSLRIAAVVFAALAAACACYGLAALHPRRGGFSHLGSRAQRFQLILRLLFDEGRIDDSFGGKTQFAASMAVGAIAGFVALGLIGIPFGTALTPFGLRAAVRSRRRRYAARIDGCAAELALAIASSLAAGRSVRGALLTAGVATPEPLASELDLAAVDLTLGGGIGDALAALRSRTNSARVESLAGAIELHRGSGSDLVRLMRELADAFRARDRAIRDAHSASAQARFTAIVVAAIPVLVAAVLELAAPGAVTGALTLLPTAMMLGVSVALMACGVVLSHRIAGST